The Bubalus kerabau isolate K-KA32 ecotype Philippines breed swamp buffalo chromosome 10, PCC_UOA_SB_1v2, whole genome shotgun sequence sequence GAGAGGTCAGGCTGCTGCTCATTCTCCTTGACAATAAAGGAGCTGAGCCTGCGGCATTCAAGAGCCTCGCTATTTTCATTAAGTGGATGCACTTCACCAAGGTCATTACTCTCCAGAATGGAAGCAGGGACACCAAATGGGAGGGATCCAGACACGTGGGTGTGGAGATGTTGTCTTAGATTACTACGGGAATCAAAACGTTCCCCACAGTAATGGCATAAGTGTATTTTGATACCGCTTTCGGTGAAAGTGGGGCCTGTCACCTCTGATGAAGGTGAGGGGCGGCTCTGGGAGATCACAGATTCTGGGTCACATCTCTCCTGCTTGATGGACACTGGGGGCTTCTGGTGTTCCTCCAAGGCCTGGGAGGCAGGATGGGCCCTCTGCTGGTCTGCAGTGCCATCATCCAGCCCAATAGCAAGAGAGAGCTGCAACTGGGGGTGGTCACTCTGGACAGCagctctgtttccattgttattgGAAGGAGCTTCCTTGACCTCCAGCCCTGGTTTGACAGCTGTTTTTTGGGTCGTTGAGATCTGAATGCCATATAAATTTGAGGACTGCACAGTCTCTGGTGAGAACACTTGATTCATTTCAGTTGCAATGTGAGAAAGGTAGTCGGCGTGAAGAAATCGAATCCCTTCCTCCAAACGACTATGGTCCACAATCTGTTTTGGCCCTTTCCCCGTGTACATAATGTGCAACAAATAGCTGAATATGTCAGGCTGGATGTCAGTTGGTTGTATTTTTATGCATtcact is a genomic window containing:
- the ZBTB25 gene encoding zinc finger and BTB domain-containing protein 25 isoform X6, whose amino-acid sequence is MDTASHSLVLLQQLNMQREFGFLCDCTVAIGDVYFKAHRAVLAAFSNYFKMIFIHQTSECIKIQPTDIQPDIFSYLLHIMYTGKGPKQIVDHSRLEEGIRFLHADYLSHIATEMNQVFSPETVQSSNLYGIQISTTQKTAVKPGLEVKEAPSNNNGNRAAVQSDHPQLQLSLAIGLDDGTADQQRAHPASQALEEHQKPPVSIKQERCDPESVISQSRPSPSSEVTGPTFTESGIKIHLCHYCGERFDSRSNLRQHLHTHVSGSLPFGVPASILESNDLGEVHPLNENSEALECRRLSSFIVKENEQQPDLSNRGATEPLQISQVSLISKDTEPVELNCNFSFSRKRKISCTICGHKFLRKSQLLEHMYTHKGKSYRFNRCQRFGNALAQRFPPYCDSWSDIPLKSSRLSQEQLDSSCALESELTQENVDTILVE
- the ZBTB25 gene encoding zinc finger and BTB domain-containing protein 25 isoform X3, with amino-acid sequence MHARTHTSAPAPLVPQLQEARSRGAFAGRLAREAARERAAGCVSRRRRVTYAAREAPLPHGEVGRLPAAAASGATMDTASHSLVLLQQLNMQREFGFLCDCTVAIGDVYFKAHRAVLAAFSNYFKMIFIHQTSECIKIQPTDIQPDIFSYLLHIMYTGKGPKQIVDHSRLEEGIRFLHADYLSHIATEMNQVFSPETVQSSNLYGIQISTTQKTAVKPGLEVKEAPSNNNGNRAAVQSDHPQLQLSLAIGLDDGTADQQRAHPASQALEEHQKPPVSIKQERCDPESVISQSRPSPSSEVTGPTFTESGIKIHLCHYCGERFDSRSNLRQHLHTHVSGSLPFGVPASILESNDLGEVHPLNENSEALECRRLSSFIVKENEQQPDLSNRGATEPLQISQVSLISKDTEPVELNCNFSFSRKRKISCTICGHKFLRKSQLLEHMYTHKAVSAKCCLPSVEVFSRWSCISGFTQVFLG
- the ZBTB25 gene encoding zinc finger and BTB domain-containing protein 25 isoform X4, with the protein product MHARTHTSAPAPLVPQLQEARSRGAFAGRLAREAARERAAGCVSRRRRVTYAAREAPLPHGEVGRLPAAAASGATMDTASHSLVLLQQLNMQREFGFLCDCTVAIGDVYFKAHRAVLAAFSNYFKMIFIHQTSECIKIQPTDIQPDIFSYLLHIMYTGKGPKQIVDHSRLEEGIRFLHADYLSHIATEMNQVFSPETVQSSNLYGIQISTTQKTAVKPGLEVKEAPSNNNGNRAAVQSDHPQLQLSLAIGLDDGTADQQRAHPASQALEEHQKPPVSIKQERCDPESVISQSRPSPSSEVTGPTFTESGIKIHLCHYCGERFDSRSNLRQHLHTHVSGSLPFGVPASILESNDLGEVHPLNENSEALECRRLSSFIVKENEQQPDLSNRGATEPLQISQVSLISKDTEPVELNCNFSFSRKRKISCTICGHKFLRKSQLLEHMYTHKAVSAKCCLPSVEKLSLQ
- the ZBTB25 gene encoding zinc finger and BTB domain-containing protein 25 isoform X2, yielding MHARTHTSAPAPLVPQLQEARSRGAFAGRLAREAARERAAGCVSRRRRVTYAAREAPLPHGEVGRLPAAAASGATMDTASHSLVLLQQLNMQREFGFLCDCTVAIGDVYFKAHRAVLAAFSNYFKMIFIHQTSECIKIQPTDIQPDIFSYLLHIMYTGKGPKQIVDHSRLEEGIRFLHADYLSHIATEMNQVFSPETVQSSNLYGIQISTTQKTAVKPGLEVKEAPSNNNGNRAAVQSDHPQLQLSLAIGLDDGTADQQRAHPASQALEEHQKPPVSIKQERCDPESVISQSRPSPSSEVTGPTFTESGIKIHLCHYCGERFDSRSNLRQHLHTHVSGSLPFGVPASILESNDLGEVHPLNENSEALECRRLSSFIVKENEQQPDLSNRGATEPLQISQVSLISKDTEPVELNCNFSFSRKRKISCTICGHKFLRKSQLLEHMYTHKAVSAKCCLPSVEADKGPSSQSYGLSCGHVWM
- the ZBTB25 gene encoding zinc finger and BTB domain-containing protein 25 isoform X5; translated protein: MHARTHTSAPAPLVPQLQEARSRGAFAGRLAREAARERAAGCVSRRRRVTYAAREAPLPHGEVGRLPAAAASGATMDTASHSLVLLQQLNMQREFGFLCDCTVAIGDVYFKAHRAVLAAFSNYFKMIFIHQTSECIKIQPTDIQPDIFSYLLHIMYTGKGPKQIVDHSRLEEGIRFLHADYLSHIATEMNQVFSPETVQSSNLYGIQISTTQKTAVKPGLEVKEAPSNNNGNRAAVQSDHPQLQLSLAIGLDDGTADQQRAHPASQALEEHQKPPVSIKQERCDPESVISQSRPSPSSEVTGPTFTESGIKIHLCHYCGERFDSRSNLRQHLHTHVSGSLPFGVPASILESNDLGEVHPLNENSEALECRRLSSFIVKENEQQPDLSNRGATEPLQISQVSLISKDTEPVELNCNFSFSRKRKISCTICGHKFLRKSQLLEHMYTHKAVSAKCCLPSVE